One region of Mus pahari chromosome 16, PAHARI_EIJ_v1.1, whole genome shotgun sequence genomic DNA includes:
- the LOC110334176 gene encoding prolactin-7C1 isoform X1, whose amino-acid sequence MLLSSTQPSFLGILPLLLMSNLLHWEGVTSASIHHNEDDYGEAYLKDLFDQAIKLSNNTMALTIEMRMIFFSDGFSSNMFRKIVLDFLKDHKHMVETLNSCHTFSLSVPETLEEARKISLEDFLKIIVSILNSWNKPLYHLETELRCMKGAPDAILIRANAIRTLNRELLETILMMLSKVHPGMEENTDYPLWTDLASLQATNKEHQFFALYKLFYCLRVDTFTINLYLKYLMCMLYSDDICTSVKFYEDP is encoded by the exons ATGCTGCTGTCTTCGACTCAGCCATCATTCT TAGGAATACTCCCACTGTTGTTGATGTCAAACCTTCTCCACTGGGAAGGTGTGACTTCTGCTTCCATTCACCACAATGAGGATGACTATGGTGAGGCATACCTCAAAGACTTGTTTGATCAAGCCATTAAACTGTCAAACAACACCATGGCTCTCACTATAGAAATGCGAATGATATTT TTCTCCGATGGCTTCTCCTCAAATATGTTCAGAAAAATT GTATTGGATTTTCTTAAGGACCATAAGCACATGGTTGAGACTCTTAACAGCTGCCACACATTTTCCCTCAGTGTTCCAGAAACCTTGGAGGAAGCCAGAAAAATCTCA CTTGAAGACTTCCTGAAAATTATAGTCAGCATATTGAATTCCTGGAATAAACCGCTGTACCACCTAGAGACTGAACTCCGTTGTATGAAGGGTGCCCCAGATGCAATTTTAATAAGAGCCAATGCCATCAGGACCCTAAACAGAGAACTTCTAGAGACTATCCTGATGATGCTCAGCAAG GTTCATCCTGGAATGGAGGAGAATACTGACTACCCTTTATGGACAGATCTGGCATCCTTACAGGCAACTAACAAAGAACATCAATTTTTTGCTCTTTATAAATTGTTTTACTGTCTGCGTGTTGACACATTTACAATTAACCTTTATCTCAAGTACTTGATGTGTATGCTTTATAGTGATGACATCTGCACCTCTGTAAAATTTTATGAAGATCCTTGA
- the LOC110334176 gene encoding prolactin-7C1 isoform X2 — protein MLLSSTQPSFLGILPLLLMSNLLHWEGVTSASIHHNEDDYGEAYLKDLFDQAIKLSNNTMALTIEMRMIFVLDFLKDHKHMVETLNSCHTFSLSVPETLEEARKISLEDFLKIIVSILNSWNKPLYHLETELRCMKGAPDAILIRANAIRTLNRELLETILMMLSKVHPGMEENTDYPLWTDLASLQATNKEHQFFALYKLFYCLRVDTFTINLYLKYLMCMLYSDDICTSVKFYEDP, from the exons ATGCTGCTGTCTTCGACTCAGCCATCATTCT TAGGAATACTCCCACTGTTGTTGATGTCAAACCTTCTCCACTGGGAAGGTGTGACTTCTGCTTCCATTCACCACAATGAGGATGACTATGGTGAGGCATACCTCAAAGACTTGTTTGATCAAGCCATTAAACTGTCAAACAACACCATGGCTCTCACTATAGAAATGCGAATGATATTT GTATTGGATTTTCTTAAGGACCATAAGCACATGGTTGAGACTCTTAACAGCTGCCACACATTTTCCCTCAGTGTTCCAGAAACCTTGGAGGAAGCCAGAAAAATCTCA CTTGAAGACTTCCTGAAAATTATAGTCAGCATATTGAATTCCTGGAATAAACCGCTGTACCACCTAGAGACTGAACTCCGTTGTATGAAGGGTGCCCCAGATGCAATTTTAATAAGAGCCAATGCCATCAGGACCCTAAACAGAGAACTTCTAGAGACTATCCTGATGATGCTCAGCAAG GTTCATCCTGGAATGGAGGAGAATACTGACTACCCTTTATGGACAGATCTGGCATCCTTACAGGCAACTAACAAAGAACATCAATTTTTTGCTCTTTATAAATTGTTTTACTGTCTGCGTGTTGACACATTTACAATTAACCTTTATCTCAAGTACTTGATGTGTATGCTTTATAGTGATGACATCTGCACCTCTGTAAAATTTTATGAAGATCCTTGA